One Equus caballus isolate H_3958 breed thoroughbred chromosome 17, TB-T2T, whole genome shotgun sequence DNA window includes the following coding sequences:
- the LOC138918429 gene encoding olfactory receptor 4C16-like — MQLNNNVTEFILLGLTQEPVRKKIVFFTFLLIYLGTLLGNFLIIATIKTSRALGSPMYFFLFHLALSDTFLSTSIGPRMIVDALLKKTTISFNECMIQVFSSHFFGCLEIFILIIMAVDCYVAICKPLRYTIIMSHQVCGALGAVAWVGSCVHSSAQIFLALNFPFCGPNVIDHYFCDLQPLLKLACADTYVVNLLLVSNSGGICTVSFVMVMFSYVIILRSLRNHSAEGRKKAFSTCISHIIGVILFLGPCIFIYTRPATTFSMEKMIAVFYTIGTPLFNSLIYTLRNAEVKNAMRKVWNMKLISGDK, encoded by the coding sequence ATGCAGCTGAATAATAATGTGActgagttcattctgcttgggttaaCCCAGGAACCTGTTAGGAAGAAAATagtgtttttcactttcttactTATCTATTTGGGGACTTTGCTGGGTAACTTTCTGATTATTGCTACCATCAAGACCAGCCGGGCACTTGGAAGtccaatgtacttcttccttttccacttagcTTTATCTGATACCTTCCTCTCTACATCCATAGGCCCTAGAATGATTGTGGATGCCCTTTTGAAGAAGACCACTATCTCTTTCAATGAGTGCATGATCCAAGTCTTTTCATCACATTTCTTTGGCTGCCTGGAGATCTTCATCCTAATTATCATGGCTGTTGactgctatgtggccatctgtaagcccctACGCTACACGATCATCATGAGCCATCAAGTCTGTGGTGCATTGGGGGCTGTGGCTTGGGTGGGGTCCTGTGTACATTCTTCAGCTCAGATTTTTCTGGCCTTGAATTTccccttctgtggtcccaatgtgattgatcactatttctgtgacttgcagcCTTTGTTGAAACTTGCCTGTGCAGACACCTATGTGGTCAATCTACTCTTGGTGTCCAACAGTGGGGGCATTTGTACAGTGAGTTTTGTCATGGTGATGTTCTCCTATGTTATCATCTTGCGTTCTCTGAGAAACCACAGTgctgaagggaggaaaaaagcctTCTCAACCTGCATTTCTCACATCATCGGGGTCATCTTGTTCTTAGGTCCttgcatatttatatacacaagGCCTGCAACCACGTTCTCCATGGAGAAGATGATAGCTGTGTTTTACACAATTGGAACACCTTTGTTCAATTCTCTGATTTATACACTGAGAaatgcagaagtgaaaaatgccatgaggaaagTATGGAACATGAAGTTGATCTCAGGTGACAAATGA